A genomic window from Punica granatum isolate Tunisia-2019 chromosome 2, ASM765513v2, whole genome shotgun sequence includes:
- the LOC116197485 gene encoding leucine-rich repeat extensin-like protein 4: protein MERNWLLLFLLFHLMPAHQAATYVGGGLGFGIGDNAGGGGGGGGGAGGGFMGGGISSTNKAPPRPSSNSKLKTAYTALQAWKLAISEDPNGILSTWVGPNVCSYKGVFCSDSRNAVSDGDQYISGIDLNHGNLRGTIVDELSSLSDLTLLHLNSNRFSGSVPGTFKDLSLLQELDLSNNNFSGSFPSIVLEIPNLIYLDLRFNSFSGTIPEELFEGKLDAIFLNNNQFEGELPESLGNAQASVINFANNRFSGTIPSVFGAMASRIKEILFLNNQLTGCIPEGVRFFSEVKVFDVSYNSLMGHLPDSVSCLNQIEVLNLGHNRLSGVLTDIVCSLKNLMNLTVSYNFFSGLSQECSKLVVTNVGFDFSDNCIPNKGMQRPPPECSVIPGGDMSCFRIPSPQPLVCGSMAGFPGPANVAGLIAATP from the coding sequence ATGGAGAGAAACTGGCTTTTGCTTTTCCTCCTCTTCCACTTAATGCCTGCTCACCAGGCTGCAACTTATGTAGGCGGCGGTCTCGGCTTTGGGATCGGTGACAATGCTGGTggcggtggaggtggaggtggtggtgcTGGCGGTGGTTTTATGGGTGGAGGGATCTCTAGCACCAACAAAGCTCCACCCAGGCCTTCTTCGAACTCAAAGCTCAAAACGGCATACACTGCTCTTCAGGCATGGAAACTGGCAATCTCCGAGGACCCAAATGGGATCCTCTCCACTTGGGTGGGGCCAAATGTCTGTTCCTACAAAGGTGTCTTCTGCTCGGATTCTAGGAATGCCGTCTCCGATGGTGACCAGTACATTTCCGGCATAGACCTCAACCATGGAAATCTTCGGGGTACCATTGTGGATGAGCTCTCTTCACTCTCCGACTTGACTCTCCTCCACCTGAACAGTAACAGATTCTCTGGCTCGGTTCCAGGAACGTTCAAGGATCTCTCTTTGCTCCAGGAACTCGATCTCAGCAACAATAATTTCTCCGGGAGTTTCCCTAGCATAGTCCTAGAAATCCCGAACCTCATCTACCTCGACCTCAGGTTCAACAGCTTCTCAGGAACCATTCCAGAGGAACTTTTCGAGGGAAAGCTAGACGCAATCTTCCTTAACAACAACCAGTTTGAAGGGGAGCTTCCTGAAAGCCTTGGAAATGCCCAGGCATCCGTCATCAATTTTGCCAACAACCGGTTCAGCGGAACCATCCCCTCAGTCTTCGGAGCCATGGCTTCAAGGATTAAGGAGATACTATTCCTGAACAACCAGCTAACTGGGTGCATTCCTGAGGGAGTCAGATTCTTTTCGGAAGTGAAGGTCTTTGATGTGAGCTACAATTCTCTGATGGGCCACTTGCCCGATTCAGTTTCATGCCTGAATCAGATTGAGGTACTCAACCTTGGGCACAACAGACTCTCAGGCGTCCTAACCGACATAGTATGCTCGTTGAAAAACCTAATGAACCTGACGGTTTCCTATAATTTCTTCTCGGGCTTGAGCCAGGAATGCTCCAAGCTGGTAGTGACGAATGTCGGCTTCGATTTCTCAGACAATTGTATCCCAAACAAAGGCATGCAGCGGCCTCCACCCGAGTGCTCTGTCATTCCGGGAGGAGACATGAGTTGCTTCCGGATACCATCACCTCAGCCTCTTGTCTGTGGCTCTATGGCTGGATTTCCTGGGCCAGCTAATGTCGCCGGCCTAATTGCAGCAACTCCTTGA